From a region of the Fibrobacter sp. UWR4 genome:
- the rbsD gene encoding D-ribose pyranase: MKRNGILNSEISRVLGYLGHTDCICIGDCGLPIPDDTERIDLALAFGVPTFMQTLVEVVKDMKVEKIVLAEEIKTQNPEVQRQVLELFENQGVAVEYVPHTELKARTETCKAVIRTGETTPYANIILQAGCIFA; this comes from the coding sequence ATGAAACGAAATGGTATTCTTAATAGTGAAATCTCTCGTGTATTAGGGTATCTGGGCCATACCGATTGCATTTGCATTGGCGACTGTGGCTTGCCCATTCCGGATGATACTGAACGCATTGATCTTGCTCTGGCTTTTGGCGTACCCACTTTCATGCAGACCCTTGTGGAAGTGGTGAAGGACATGAAGGTGGAAAAGATTGTCCTGGCAGAGGAAATTAAAACACAGAACCCTGAAGTCCAGCGTCAAGTGCTCGAATTGTTTGAAAACCAGGGTGTCGCTGTTGAATACGTTCCTCATACGGAATTGAAGGCGCGCACGGAGACCTGTAAGGCCGTGATTCGTACCGGAGAAACCACTCCCTACGCCAATATTATTTTGCAGGCAGGATGCATTTTCGCCTGA
- the rph gene encoding ribonuclease PH, which yields MAYERTDRAFNEYRNLKMTVGFISSADGSVLIEMGRTRVICNATLLPKVPDWLAGRGTGWITAEYSLLPQSTGKRVERERKGASGRTQEIQRLVGRSLRGAANLAALGENAIVIDCDVIEADGGTRTASIIGGFVALAIALKKIKARLGLTEQILQHGITAISVGVVDGKPLCDLCYVEDSAADVDMNVVMQDAKNFIEVQGTGEHASFDRAMLNTLLDLGENACKDIYKKQMELIGGELP from the coding sequence ATGGCATACGAACGTACAGACAGAGCTTTTAACGAATACAGAAATTTGAAGATGACCGTGGGCTTTATCAGTAGCGCCGACGGTTCCGTCCTCATCGAAATGGGACGCACTCGCGTCATCTGCAACGCCACCCTTCTCCCGAAGGTTCCGGACTGGCTGGCAGGTCGCGGTACCGGCTGGATTACCGCAGAATACAGCCTCCTCCCGCAAAGCACAGGCAAGCGCGTGGAACGCGAACGCAAGGGTGCCAGCGGCCGTACCCAGGAAATCCAGCGTCTGGTGGGTCGTTCCCTCCGTGGTGCCGCCAATCTCGCCGCCCTGGGCGAGAACGCAATCGTCATCGATTGCGACGTCATCGAAGCTGACGGCGGCACCCGTACCGCAAGCATCATCGGCGGTTTCGTCGCCCTTGCAATCGCCCTCAAGAAAATCAAGGCCCGCCTCGGTCTCACCGAACAGATTCTCCAGCACGGCATTACCGCAATCTCCGTCGGCGTCGTGGATGGCAAACCTCTCTGCGACCTCTGCTATGTGGAAGACTCCGCAGCCGACGTGGACATGAACGTAGTGATGCAGGACGCCAAGAACTTCATTGAAGTCCAGGGCACCGGCGAACACGCAAGTTTCGACCGCGCCATGCTCAACACCCTCCTTGACCTGGGCGAAAACGCCTGCAAGGACATCTACAAAAAGCAGATGGAACTGATCGGCGGCGAATTACCTTAA
- a CDS encoding PaaI family thioesterase, translating into MSEIIKVVSKQHNSKMCMICGLDNEYGVRAPFYNMEDGSVMTLFNYREQHQSYPGRVHGGLITAMLDEMGLRAVWAKEGGNENIWGVTMSLETKYRKPVPYNVPLIGKGEVTKFTPRFFVTHASIMDLEGNVLADGDINYIHLDPQKIAADVMIHEEMHYLIEDGVKEIKIG; encoded by the coding sequence ATGAGCGAAATCATCAAAGTCGTAAGCAAGCAGCACAACAGCAAGATGTGCATGATCTGCGGTCTGGACAACGAGTACGGCGTCCGCGCACCATTCTACAATATGGAAGACGGTAGCGTCATGACTTTGTTCAACTATCGCGAACAGCACCAGAGCTATCCCGGTCGCGTTCACGGCGGACTTATCACCGCCATGCTGGACGAAATGGGACTTCGCGCCGTGTGGGCCAAGGAAGGCGGGAACGAAAACATCTGGGGCGTGACCATGTCTTTGGAAACCAAGTACCGCAAGCCCGTTCCCTATAACGTCCCCCTTATTGGCAAGGGAGAAGTCACCAAGTTTACGCCGCGATTCTTCGTGACACACGCTAGCATCATGGACCTGGAAGGAAACGTCCTTGCCGATGGCGACATCAACTACATCCACCTGGACCCGCAAAAGATTGCCGCCGACGTCATGATTCACGAGGAAATGCACTACCTCATTGAAGACGGCGTAAAGGAAATCAAGATTGGCTAA
- a CDS encoding sugar ABC transporter ATP-binding protein, giving the protein MNVVMKGINKSFGSNQVLKDAGFSLKDGEIHALMGENGAGKSTLMKILTGVYTRDSGTVIVDGKEVVYHNPKEAEKAGIVFIYQELNVLFDLTVEENLFMGREITKRFGICDKKAMRAKAQEIMDRMGVNIPVDAVMSDLSVGQQQMVEICKALMVDAKVLIMDEPTAALTQSETEVLFEVINSLRKKGVSIVYVSHRMEEIFELCDRITILRDGTYIDTKYIKDITMDDVVKMMIGREIGERFPKRDNAIGGEVLRVEGLSHEKFFRNVSFNVRAGEVLGVSGLMGAGRTEIMHSIFGNMPITAGKIFIEGKEVSIRNPRQAIAAGIGFITEDRKTEGLLLEKSIAENIDLTNLGIISNKGVLQAEKQASLVKRGIEEFKIRCFGPQHECGNLSGGNQQKVVLAKWIYTNPKILILDEPTRGVDIGAKKEIYNVINEMAAKGVAVIMVSSELPEVLGMSDRIMVVHEGDVTGIINGADADQEKIMTLATGGSL; this is encoded by the coding sequence ATGAATGTTGTAATGAAAGGCATTAACAAGTCTTTTGGTAGTAACCAGGTGTTGAAAGACGCTGGTTTCTCCCTGAAAGACGGTGAAATCCACGCCTTGATGGGAGAAAATGGCGCAGGCAAGTCTACGCTTATGAAAATCCTCACGGGCGTGTACACTCGCGATTCCGGTACAGTGATTGTGGATGGCAAGGAAGTGGTCTACCATAATCCGAAGGAAGCGGAGAAAGCTGGCATTGTTTTTATCTACCAGGAACTGAATGTTCTCTTTGACCTCACGGTGGAAGAAAACCTGTTCATGGGCCGTGAAATTACCAAGCGTTTCGGCATCTGCGACAAGAAGGCCATGCGCGCCAAGGCCCAGGAAATCATGGACCGCATGGGCGTGAATATTCCCGTGGATGCAGTCATGAGTGACTTGTCCGTGGGCCAGCAGCAGATGGTGGAAATCTGTAAGGCCTTGATGGTGGATGCCAAGGTCCTGATCATGGACGAACCTACGGCAGCCCTTACCCAGAGTGAAACCGAAGTGCTGTTCGAGGTGATCAACTCCCTGCGTAAGAAGGGCGTTTCCATCGTTTACGTCTCTCACCGCATGGAAGAAATCTTCGAACTTTGCGACCGCATTACTATCCTGCGTGACGGTACCTATATTGATACCAAGTACATCAAGGATATCACCATGGATGATGTGGTGAAGATGATGATCGGTCGTGAAATCGGTGAACGTTTTCCCAAGCGTGATAACGCCATTGGCGGTGAAGTGCTCCGCGTCGAAGGTCTTTCCCATGAAAAGTTCTTTAGAAACGTAAGCTTCAACGTTAGGGCAGGTGAAGTGCTGGGCGTGTCTGGCCTGATGGGCGCGGGACGTACCGAGATTATGCATTCCATCTTTGGCAACATGCCTATAACAGCCGGCAAGATCTTTATTGAAGGCAAGGAAGTTTCCATCCGCAATCCCCGTCAGGCTATTGCCGCGGGCATCGGCTTCATTACGGAAGACCGTAAGACCGAAGGCTTGCTGCTGGAAAAGAGCATCGCCGAAAATATCGATTTGACCAACTTGGGAATCATTTCCAACAAGGGAGTGCTCCAGGCGGAAAAGCAGGCCAGTTTGGTGAAACGCGGTATCGAAGAATTCAAGATTCGCTGTTTCGGTCCTCAACATGAGTGCGGTAATCTCAGTGGCGGTAACCAGCAGAAGGTGGTTCTTGCCAAGTGGATCTATACCAATCCCAAGATTCTCATTCTGGATGAACCGACCCGCGGCGTGGATATCGGCGCCAAGAAGGAAATTTACAACGTGATCAACGAGATGGCGGCCAAGGGTGTTGCTGTCATTATGGTGTCTTCCGAACTGCCCGAAGTTTTGGGCATGAGCGACCGCATCATGGTTGTTCACGAAGGTGACGTCACAGGCATTATCAATGGTGCCGATGCTGATCAGGAAAAAATTATGACTCTTGCTACAGGAGGTAGTCTCTAA
- a CDS encoding type 1 glutamine amidotransferase, producing the protein METYIFQHVEFEGPGIILPLLKKRGHNIHIVKLYAGDPIPHEDGIDFAIMMGGPMSVLDEANYPFFVREKELCRDMVQLGKPLLGICLGAQMIASAFRAAIIKAPEKEVGWYPIQWQDCCKGHSLELGTFNALHWHGEMFRIPKEATKLASSEGCENQAFRLGSAIALQFHLEATPESVESMLKNCADDFAKPGKFVQNEKDIRDLTAQYVKDANNTMNKIIDFLLEKK; encoded by the coding sequence ATGGAAACCTACATTTTTCAGCATGTCGAATTTGAAGGACCGGGAATCATTCTCCCCTTGTTAAAAAAACGCGGTCACAACATCCACATTGTCAAGTTGTACGCAGGGGACCCTATTCCCCATGAAGACGGCATTGATTTCGCCATCATGATGGGCGGTCCCATGAGCGTGTTGGACGAAGCAAACTATCCGTTCTTCGTCAGGGAAAAGGAACTGTGCCGTGACATGGTGCAGTTAGGCAAGCCCCTTCTAGGCATCTGCCTTGGAGCCCAGATGATCGCCAGTGCATTTAGAGCAGCCATCATCAAAGCTCCCGAAAAGGAAGTGGGCTGGTATCCAATCCAGTGGCAGGATTGCTGCAAGGGACACAGTCTTGAGCTAGGCACATTCAACGCACTCCACTGGCACGGGGAAATGTTCAGGATTCCAAAGGAAGCAACCAAACTTGCAAGCAGCGAAGGTTGTGAAAACCAGGCTTTCAGACTGGGCAGTGCCATCGCCTTGCAATTCCATCTGGAAGCCACCCCGGAATCCGTAGAAAGCATGCTGAAAAACTGTGCCGATGATTTTGCGAAGCCAGGAAAGTTCGTTCAGAATGAAAAGGACATTCGCGATTTAACAGCCCAATACGTCAAGGATGCCAATAACACCATGAACAAGATTATCGACTTCCTGCTGGAGAAAAAGTAA
- the bioB gene encoding biotin synthase BioB, whose translation MSFVQELKNKILTEDYVTTREDAIKLLDANLDELTTAANEIREKLHGNDFDFCSIVNARSGRCSENCKYCAQSSYYHTGAPEYKLLSADEIVADAKKKEAAGIPRYSIVTSGRTLTNNDVEQISETIKRLKKETKLSVCLSSGLLNREQFDKLKAAGLTRFHNNLETYRRHFPDVCTTHTYDDKIGVLHNALAAGLEICSGGIMGLGETMEDRIDMCMDLRELGVKSTPINVLNAIPGTPFENLPKVSNDEFCRIVAIYRFINPKAYLRLAGGRGVLGDYGKKAFLSGANATITDDMLTTAGVNNATDFELVKSLGFEPHGFIG comes from the coding sequence ATGTCTTTCGTTCAGGAACTGAAAAACAAGATTTTAACTGAAGATTACGTCACCACCCGTGAAGACGCAATCAAGTTGTTGGATGCCAACCTGGACGAACTGACTACTGCCGCAAACGAAATCCGCGAAAAACTCCACGGTAACGATTTCGATTTCTGCTCCATCGTGAATGCCCGAAGCGGCCGCTGCTCCGAAAACTGCAAGTACTGCGCTCAGTCCAGCTATTACCACACAGGCGCTCCGGAATACAAACTCCTCAGCGCCGATGAAATTGTAGCCGACGCTAAAAAGAAGGAAGCAGCAGGAATCCCCCGCTACTCCATCGTTACTTCTGGCCGCACTCTCACCAACAATGACGTGGAACAGATTTCTGAAACCATTAAGCGTCTCAAGAAAGAAACCAAGCTCAGCGTCTGCCTCAGCAGCGGCCTTCTGAATCGTGAACAGTTTGACAAGCTGAAGGCAGCTGGTCTCACCCGTTTCCACAACAACCTGGAAACTTACCGCCGTCATTTTCCGGATGTCTGCACCACCCACACTTATGACGACAAGATTGGCGTCTTGCATAACGCCTTAGCCGCAGGTCTGGAAATCTGCAGCGGCGGCATCATGGGCCTGGGCGAAACTATGGAAGACCGTATCGACATGTGCATGGACCTGCGAGAACTGGGCGTAAAGTCAACACCCATCAACGTGCTGAACGCCATTCCGGGTACACCCTTCGAAAATCTCCCTAAGGTTTCCAACGATGAATTCTGCAGAATCGTTGCCATCTATCGCTTTATCAACCCCAAGGCATACCTCCGCCTCGCAGGTGGCCGCGGCGTTCTGGGCGACTACGGTAAAAAGGCATTCCTGAGCGGCGCCAACGCCACCATTACCGACGACATGCTCACCACCGCAGGTGTAAATAACGCAACCGACTTTGAATTGGTCAAGAGTTTGGGTTTTGAGCCCCACGGCTTCATCGGCTAA
- a CDS encoding nuclease-related domain-containing protein, protein MTTTIVTLLAVIAFLAFVFFKTKADRKPSGKFHNDGRRKTFKDFQKEQLENDPNGLYGEAAAAQSLARVCDDDGRIYGLMKNLYIPSHGGTTEVDALILHQSGIYVLESKNISGEITGGLDEERWNQRLNARTEHTFHNPIHQNAGHIRALKHYLKENYSRSELNVDSLPIFSTIVFSDRCVLKRVPARGEDWMVLHLFQMKEKMAGILKSRRTIFNKSQLEDLYAKLKPCMQASARTKAEHLNYIKSAHLFHTFLY, encoded by the coding sequence ATGACCACAACTATCGTTACATTGCTTGCTGTAATTGCGTTTCTCGCATTCGTTTTCTTCAAGACGAAAGCAGATCGTAAACCTTCCGGCAAGTTCCATAACGATGGACGGCGCAAGACGTTTAAGGATTTCCAGAAGGAACAACTGGAAAACGATCCCAATGGATTATACGGCGAAGCAGCAGCCGCACAATCTCTGGCAAGAGTCTGCGACGATGACGGCCGCATATACGGACTGATGAAAAATCTGTACATTCCCAGCCATGGCGGCACCACCGAGGTAGACGCACTGATCCTGCACCAGTCTGGAATTTATGTTCTGGAAAGTAAAAACATCTCCGGCGAAATTACCGGCGGTCTAGACGAGGAACGTTGGAACCAGCGACTGAATGCGAGAACGGAACATACCTTCCACAACCCGATTCATCAGAACGCGGGGCACATTCGCGCCCTTAAGCACTACCTGAAAGAGAACTATTCACGTTCCGAATTGAACGTAGACAGTCTCCCGATTTTTTCCACCATCGTGTTTAGCGATCGTTGCGTTCTCAAGCGGGTTCCTGCCCGAGGCGAGGACTGGATGGTCCTGCATCTTTTCCAGATGAAAGAAAAAATGGCCGGGATCTTGAAATCCCGACGCACCATTTTCAACAAATCTCAACTGGAAGATCTATACGCCAAATTAAAGCCCTGTATGCAGGCAAGTGCAAGAACCAAGGCAGAACATCTAAACTACATCAAGTCGGCACACCTCTTTCATACCTTTTTATATTAG
- a CDS encoding DUF4419 domain-containing protein, producing MSKKLLVLIALLASIAFADVVVKDSKVKAEVPNYKMNTSADVLSDALRGDILASDFTENQFIAHLKDGSGFTFPHPFVAMVGKAFANHYSIEISPDDIWLMILDGARLHVKNNRDLLKNKFVQDGADTVIHVYDNSLTMDSPGEQWMKDIDCIYDSLYKKLPKETRESFNVDFSTSTNVDRFVSKAMVMAVSSEYYSYMLTTLCGIPKIVIKGQQSDWINLKKHFNRIAKELDMPWWAEQVNPILDEFVNAFNKKFNMEFWRGIYKYVDARGSGAVPGINGWVNRFFPYVDKKEFVQSDTLWGEVHSLERRSSWTEPLEFKEFPIGRSAVPMVWHHSGKNEDLNLHTGFWGVYLDPKTKILRTVRGYALEFP from the coding sequence TTGAGTAAAAAACTGCTTGTTCTCATTGCGTTACTTGCGTCAATCGCTTTTGCGGACGTGGTGGTTAAGGATTCCAAGGTCAAGGCAGAAGTCCCTAACTATAAAATGAATACGTCTGCTGATGTCTTGTCGGATGCACTCCGTGGTGATATCCTTGCCAGTGATTTTACTGAAAATCAATTCATCGCACATTTGAAGGATGGGTCTGGTTTTACTTTTCCCCATCCTTTTGTTGCGATGGTGGGCAAAGCCTTTGCAAATCATTACTCCATTGAAATCAGCCCTGACGATATTTGGCTTATGATTTTGGATGGGGCTCGCCTTCATGTGAAGAACAATCGTGATTTGTTGAAAAACAAGTTCGTACAAGACGGCGCAGATACGGTGATTCATGTGTATGACAACAGCCTGACTATGGATTCCCCTGGTGAACAGTGGATGAAAGATATTGATTGTATTTATGATTCCTTGTATAAAAAATTGCCAAAGGAAACTCGGGAATCCTTTAACGTTGATTTTTCGACATCAACCAATGTGGATCGCTTTGTCAGCAAGGCGATGGTGATGGCCGTGAGTTCTGAGTATTATTCCTATATGCTGACAACTCTGTGTGGTATTCCTAAAATTGTGATCAAGGGTCAACAGAGTGACTGGATCAATCTGAAAAAGCACTTCAATAGGATTGCCAAGGAACTGGATATGCCTTGGTGGGCTGAACAGGTGAACCCCATTCTAGATGAATTCGTCAATGCTTTCAACAAAAAGTTCAATATGGAATTCTGGAGGGGGATCTACAAGTATGTAGATGCTAGAGGGAGTGGCGCTGTTCCCGGCATAAACGGCTGGGTTAACCGATTCTTCCCTTATGTAGATAAAAAAGAGTTTGTGCAGTCGGATACTTTATGGGGCGAAGTGCATTCCCTTGAACGTCGTAGTTCCTGGACAGAACCTTTGGAGTTCAAGGAATTTCCCATCGGTCGTAGCGCCGTGCCGATGGTGTGGCATCATTCGGGAAAGAACGAGGACTTAAATCTTCACACAGGATTTTGGGGAGTCTATCTAGATCCGAAAACAAAAATCCTAAGGACCGTTCGCGGTTACGCTTTAGAGTTCCCGTAA
- a CDS encoding DEAD/DEAH box helicase → MSKKSYDKDMESRIPEENIDPKSAIAREADAFLAAFANGADEDEADEAAFLAVNPDGIVVDDDDQVLNVGKKAAGFTIGQKAEIVDGDETVDNSQMDSSAAPQNDEQAEDIEEVSEDEISESEEEMGDAEGDEALVTFEDLDLAEPVLEAIKKMNYVTPSPIQVKAIPVLLQGNNLLGTAQTGTGKTAAFSLPLLSRLQFNGHETSMLVLTPTRELAIQVAEAIQQYAENMPKVHVVPVYGGQDIAVQIRALKRQANIIVATPGRLIDHIKRGTITLGGVKAIVLDEADEMLDMGFEEDVETILKEIPSDAQRALFSATMPKKVKAIIDKYLGEYDEACIESKTTTVENIRQRYLMVKNEHKIEALARVLEGEDFDGVLIFVRTKQNTTEVAEKLESRGFTVAPLNGDLAQSMRERTINRLKMGKLDIVVATDVAARGIDVDRISLVVNYDIPFDTESYVHRIGRTGRAGRSGDAILFITPREKRMLKIIERATRQPIDVMEMPTGEIISQKRVAAFKQKVKSVASYGQLDKFKDLVKALVEEGCNMTDGQVNEDGTVHPLTAEDIAAAVIKMYQKKQPLFPELAPLDAPREARRAKERDERSGKEKGGRDFIGAGTAGFDVEDRKRLNKERKEGNNGVEEGYLRYYLGVGRIDHVSPKDIVGAIAGEANISSSNIGRIKLFDKFSTVELPEAVPQDVLDILAGITIRGNDARFRLMTDEPPTGPAPGTRPRESRSFHRGEGRGNREERRGGFRKDRGFGDHDRGDRGGFGSKNREERRRDKFGDKPFRKDHDERDFGDNPSRKTRRFGRH, encoded by the coding sequence ATGTCAAAGAAATCCTATGACAAGGATATGGAAAGCCGTATCCCTGAAGAAAATATTGACCCCAAATCCGCAATTGCCCGCGAAGCAGACGCCTTTTTGGCAGCATTCGCTAACGGTGCCGACGAAGACGAAGCAGATGAAGCAGCGTTCCTCGCCGTCAATCCCGACGGAATCGTCGTGGATGATGACGACCAGGTTTTGAACGTGGGCAAGAAGGCTGCCGGTTTTACCATCGGCCAGAAGGCTGAAATCGTGGACGGCGACGAAACCGTTGATAACAGCCAGATGGATTCTTCGGCTGCGCCTCAGAATGACGAGCAAGCAGAAGACATTGAAGAAGTTTCTGAAGATGAAATATCCGAGTCCGAAGAAGAAATGGGCGACGCCGAAGGTGACGAGGCTCTCGTAACTTTCGAAGACTTGGACTTGGCTGAACCGGTTCTCGAAGCCATCAAGAAGATGAACTATGTGACCCCCTCCCCCATTCAGGTGAAGGCCATTCCTGTTCTGCTTCAGGGCAACAACTTGTTGGGCACGGCACAGACCGGCACTGGCAAGACCGCCGCATTCTCCCTGCCGCTTTTGTCTCGACTACAGTTCAACGGTCACGAGACCTCCATGCTGGTTCTGACACCTACCCGCGAGCTTGCAATTCAGGTGGCCGAAGCCATCCAGCAGTACGCAGAGAACATGCCTAAGGTCCATGTGGTTCCCGTTTACGGCGGCCAGGATATTGCGGTACAGATTCGCGCCCTCAAGCGCCAGGCAAATATTATCGTGGCTACTCCGGGTCGTCTCATTGACCACATCAAGCGCGGTACCATTACCTTGGGCGGTGTAAAGGCTATCGTCCTGGACGAAGCGGACGAAATGCTGGACATGGGTTTCGAAGAAGATGTGGAAACCATCCTGAAGGAAATTCCTTCCGACGCACAGCGCGCCCTCTTTAGCGCCACCATGCCCAAGAAGGTGAAGGCCATTATCGACAAGTACCTGGGCGAATACGACGAAGCCTGCATTGAAAGCAAGACCACAACTGTAGAAAACATCCGCCAGCGCTATTTGATGGTCAAGAACGAACACAAGATTGAAGCCCTGGCCCGCGTACTGGAAGGCGAAGATTTTGATGGCGTCCTGATTTTCGTACGCACCAAGCAGAACACCACCGAAGTGGCAGAAAAGCTGGAAAGCCGCGGCTTTACCGTTGCCCCGCTGAACGGCGACCTGGCTCAGTCCATGCGTGAACGCACCATCAACCGTTTAAAGATGGGCAAGTTGGATATTGTGGTAGCAACCGACGTGGCCGCCCGCGGTATCGACGTGGATCGCATTTCTCTGGTGGTAAACTACGACATTCCTTTTGATACGGAATCCTACGTCCATCGTATTGGCCGTACAGGTCGCGCAGGCCGCAGCGGCGACGCCATCCTCTTCATCACTCCCCGCGAAAAGCGCATGCTGAAGATTATTGAACGGGCCACTCGCCAGCCTATTGACGTGATGGAAATGCCCACTGGTGAAATCATCAGCCAGAAGCGCGTGGCAGCCTTCAAGCAAAAGGTAAAGAGCGTTGCAAGCTATGGCCAGCTGGACAAGTTCAAGGATCTGGTAAAGGCCCTGGTAGAAGAAGGTTGCAATATGACCGACGGCCAGGTCAACGAAGACGGAACCGTCCACCCGCTGACTGCAGAAGATATTGCAGCAGCCGTCATCAAGATGTACCAGAAGAAGCAGCCCCTGTTCCCGGAATTGGCTCCGCTGGACGCTCCCCGCGAAGCACGCCGCGCTAAGGAACGTGACGAACGTTCCGGAAAGGAAAAGGGCGGACGCGACTTCATCGGCGCCGGTACCGCAGGTTTCGACGTTGAAGACAGAAAACGTCTGAACAAGGAACGCAAGGAAGGCAACAACGGAGTTGAAGAAGGCTACCTCCGCTATTACCTGGGCGTAGGACGTATTGACCACGTCTCCCCCAAGGATATTGTGGGCGCCATTGCTGGCGAAGCAAATATCAGCAGCAGTAACATCGGGCGTATCAAGCTGTTCGACAAGTTCAGCACCGTGGAATTGCCGGAAGCAGTTCCCCAGGATGTCCTGGACATTCTCGCTGGCATCACCATCCGCGGTAACGATGCCCGCTTCCGCCTGATGACCGACGAACCCCCTACCGGCCCTGCCCCTGGCACCCGTCCTCGCGAAAGCCGCAGTTTCCATCGTGGCGAAGGTAGAGGCAATCGCGAAGAACGTCGTGGAGGTTTCCGCAAGGACCGTGGTTTTGGCGATCATGACCGCGGCGATCGTGGCGGCTTTGGCAGCAAGAACCGCGAAGAACGCCGTCGCGATAAATTCGGCGACAAGCCCTTCCGTAAGGATCACGATGAACGGGACTTCGGCGATAACCCCTCCCGCAAGACCCGCCGTTTCGGAAGGCATTAA
- a CDS encoding prephenate dehydratase: MKKIAFQGRKGAYSDCAAHYLFGEDIETLPMDTFEEIYQAIENGEADGGAIPIENSTAGSIEANYDLLYKWRHRIVGEVMLRIEHTLCVMPGVKVEDLKRVYSHPQALAQCSRFFAENPQIQAVPAFDTAGSAEELAARGNRDEGAIASAYAAKIYNLDILKAGLENLKGTNFTRFYAIQKTPVDFAESENAKTTILFELASSKEVGALYNALGCFAKRGLNLTRCESRPHPDKPWEYIFHVSFEANVKDENAQAALAELKNYTSFIYILGTFKKGVVETLRY; the protein is encoded by the coding sequence ATGAAGAAAATTGCATTCCAAGGCCGTAAGGGCGCATACAGCGATTGCGCAGCCCATTACCTTTTTGGCGAAGACATCGAAACTTTGCCCATGGACACCTTCGAGGAAATCTACCAGGCTATTGAAAATGGTGAAGCCGACGGCGGTGCAATTCCTATCGAGAATTCTACGGCAGGTTCCATCGAAGCAAATTACGACCTGCTTTACAAGTGGCGTCACCGCATTGTTGGCGAAGTAATGCTCCGTATTGAACACACCCTCTGTGTAATGCCCGGCGTAAAGGTGGAAGACCTGAAGCGCGTTTACAGCCACCCCCAGGCTCTTGCTCAGTGTTCCAGATTTTTTGCAGAAAACCCGCAGATTCAAGCCGTCCCCGCATTTGATACCGCAGGCTCCGCCGAAGAACTGGCTGCTCGTGGAAATCGTGACGAAGGCGCCATCGCCAGTGCCTATGCCGCAAAGATCTATAATCTTGATATTTTGAAGGCCGGTCTGGAAAACTTGAAGGGAACAAACTTCACCCGTTTCTATGCAATCCAGAAGACTCCCGTGGACTTCGCCGAAAGCGAAAACGCAAAGACCACCATCCTATTCGAACTCGCGTCCTCCAAGGAAGTGGGTGCATTGTACAACGCCCTGGGTTGTTTTGCAAAACGCGGTCTGAACCTCACCCGCTGCGAAAGCCGTCCCCATCCGGACAAGCCTTGGGAATACATTTTCCACGTTTCCTTCGAAGCTAACGTCAAGGACGAAAACGCCCAGGCCGCTCTTGCAGAACTGAAAAATTACACGAGCTTCATCTATATCCTCGGCACCTTCAAGAAGGGCGTCGTCGAAACATTGAGGTACTAA
- a CDS encoding C40 family peptidase: protein MAHYWKNSGMTALVLFLGIAMLTSCSFPTRTGYSRKLGAYKPVPAAQKTAEAAPSAASATTQTASADTTKKVANPATQPAPKKSTAPVKQQTKASGGKKYATLKEYTDSWKGTKYVYGGSSRKGTDCSGYIMNVFRDFYGVSLDHQAAAIYKDTRFTQVSRSSLKEGDLVFFGDFWGISHIGVYLSDGNFSHASTSKGVMISNLDEKYFNSRYKGARRLIR from the coding sequence ATGGCTCACTATTGGAAGAATTCAGGAATGACAGCATTAGTGCTGTTTCTAGGCATTGCTATGCTTACGTCCTGTTCGTTCCCCACCCGCACAGGTTACAGCCGCAAGTTGGGTGCCTATAAGCCCGTACCTGCCGCGCAGAAAACAGCGGAAGCAGCCCCAAGCGCAGCCTCCGCCACCACACAAACCGCCAGCGCAGACACAACAAAGAAGGTTGCAAATCCTGCCACACAGCCTGCCCCCAAAAAGTCGACAGCACCCGTCAAGCAGCAAACGAAAGCAAGCGGAGGCAAGAAGTACGCTACCCTCAAGGAATATACGGATAGCTGGAAAGGAACCAAGTACGTCTATGGCGGATCCAGCCGCAAGGGCACGGACTGTTCCGGCTATATCATGAACGTGTTCCGGGACTTCTACGGAGTGTCCCTGGACCATCAGGCAGCGGCCATCTATAAGGACACCCGTTTTACCCAGGTGAGCCGTAGTTCCCTCAAGGAAGGGGACCTGGTATTCTTCGGAGACTTCTGGGGCATCAGCCACATTGGCGTCTATCTCAGTGACGGAAACTTCTCTCACGCCAGCACCAGCAAGGGCGTCATGATTTCCAACCTTGATGAAAAGTATTTCAATTCCCGCTATAAGGGAGCCCGCCGACTGATCCGCTAG